One stretch of Natronobacterium gregoryi SP2 DNA includes these proteins:
- a CDS encoding bile acid:sodium symporter family protein, whose amino-acid sequence MLERVGNVTSKYVVVWVVIVAAVALHTPETFIPIGDYISVLLGVVMLGMGVTLTPDDFRRIAERPRDVLVGALAQWVVMPVLAYVLVVTLGLPWEIGVGLVLVGAAPGGTASNVMTYLGRGDIALSVTITSVTTIAAPLVMPVWIVLLAGEQITVTFAKMTQEIVLIVLIPVVAGLGLRLLLDEYAPTAAKVGLSIFPAISVIAIVAIVAAVVGLDVEEILTASAVVFLAVVLHNGLGLGAGYGVSYLTGMAKDRARACAFEVGLQNSGLGVALAVAFFDPIAALIPALFSVWHNVTGPELATAFTWNDEDPIDDYEPAIHSD is encoded by the coding sequence GTGCTGGAACGGGTTGGAAACGTGACGAGCAAGTACGTCGTCGTCTGGGTTGTGATCGTCGCCGCGGTCGCACTTCACACGCCGGAGACGTTCATACCGATCGGCGACTACATTTCCGTGCTTCTCGGCGTCGTCATGCTCGGAATGGGAGTGACGCTTACGCCCGACGACTTCCGCCGGATTGCGGAACGGCCACGAGACGTTCTCGTTGGCGCGCTCGCTCAGTGGGTGGTCATGCCGGTACTCGCGTACGTCCTCGTCGTCACGCTCGGTCTCCCCTGGGAGATCGGCGTCGGACTGGTTCTCGTCGGCGCAGCACCCGGTGGAACTGCCTCGAACGTGATGACCTATCTCGGTCGCGGTGACATCGCGCTCTCGGTGACGATCACGTCCGTGACGACGATCGCTGCGCCGCTCGTGATGCCAGTCTGGATCGTCTTGCTGGCCGGTGAACAAATCACCGTCACGTTCGCCAAGATGACCCAGGAGATCGTTTTGATCGTCCTGATACCCGTCGTCGCCGGACTGGGACTGCGACTGCTGTTAGACGAGTACGCACCGACTGCGGCAAAAGTGGGCCTGTCGATCTTCCCCGCGATCAGCGTGATCGCCATCGTCGCCATCGTCGCCGCAGTCGTCGGCCTCGACGTCGAAGAGATCCTCACCGCGAGCGCCGTCGTCTTCCTCGCGGTCGTCTTGCACAACGGCCTCGGACTCGGTGCCGGCTATGGTGTCAGCTACCTGACCGGCATGGCAAAAGACCGTGCCCGAGCCTGTGCGTTCGAGGTCGGACTCCAGAACAGCGGTCTCGGCGTCGCGCTCGCCGTCGCGTTTTTCGATCCGATCGCTGCCTTGATTCCCGCGCTCTTTAGCGTCTGGCACAACGTGACCGGCCCGGAACTCGCGACAGCGTTCACCTGGAACGACGAGGACCCGATCGACGACTACGAACCGGCCATTCACTCTGACTAG
- a CDS encoding DUF7560 family zinc ribbon protein, translating into MPTHEFVCPDCGRTIPVTDAMREATEHHGCPLCGATVSQTQFA; encoded by the coding sequence ATGCCCACTCACGAATTTGTCTGCCCAGACTGCGGACGGACGATCCCCGTGACCGACGCGATGCGTGAGGCCACGGAGCACCACGGCTGTCCACTCTGTGGGGCGACAGTCAGCCAGACGCAGTTCGCCTGA
- a CDS encoding DUF402 domain-containing protein codes for MTTNTTARVRGIYTTAITRLLEGDGFEVVQASEPIQERFDDEFDAAPADILIETTRDRQGVEVTGAPDAVAAVLETLEDVGIDTFRWEDETPRGAVFDGEVIDAAGGSGAVVDLGDGRRGYLKYDDVDGYVDDGDRYRLQVREPTPPWDDDDEPRVSPTLAVNGGLCTLSQDRTGVSASTNGEKATELVGMTDLLSPSRPEGWGLRWKRPATDADLEAMAAALERATERVEDLEATIDDAPAEPGEPGRLTAPRRTAWCWFGRESRFALDDHRREVESTMAGHHRIKAADRAASAAVDFTEAVCGSAGENTEFPFDAVSHQFGPTTGDRLEIGHGKPDGRRISLGDGDVTEWDVDGSITLERSMRGGGSYDALGVPKEEGDVAVTKFREGRWWYPTTYKSADGETKGTYVNVCTPVELFPDAVRYVDLYVDVIRTPDGTVEIVDDEELETKVEAGLVSEPLAEKARSVATAVERALSK; via the coding sequence ATGACGACGAACACCACCGCCCGCGTCCGTGGCATCTACACGACGGCGATTACGCGACTGCTCGAGGGCGACGGGTTCGAGGTCGTCCAGGCTTCCGAACCGATTCAGGAGCGGTTCGACGACGAGTTCGACGCTGCCCCCGCGGACATCCTGATCGAGACGACTCGCGACAGACAGGGTGTCGAGGTCACGGGCGCTCCCGACGCGGTGGCGGCCGTCCTCGAGACACTCGAGGACGTCGGGATCGACACCTTCCGCTGGGAAGACGAGACGCCTCGCGGTGCGGTCTTCGACGGGGAAGTGATCGACGCGGCTGGCGGCAGCGGCGCGGTCGTCGACCTCGGAGACGGTCGGCGAGGCTACCTGAAGTACGACGACGTCGACGGCTACGTCGACGACGGCGATCGTTACCGCCTGCAGGTCCGCGAGCCGACACCGCCGTGGGACGACGACGACGAGCCGCGAGTGAGTCCGACGCTCGCGGTGAACGGCGGGCTCTGCACGCTCTCACAGGATCGGACGGGCGTCTCGGCGAGCACGAACGGCGAGAAGGCGACGGAACTGGTCGGCATGACGGACCTGCTCTCGCCCTCGCGTCCAGAGGGGTGGGGGCTGCGCTGGAAGCGACCCGCGACCGACGCCGACCTCGAGGCGATGGCGGCCGCCCTCGAACGCGCGACCGAGCGCGTCGAGGACCTCGAGGCGACGATCGACGACGCCCCTGCAGAGCCGGGCGAACCGGGTCGGCTGACCGCGCCGCGGCGGACGGCCTGGTGCTGGTTCGGCCGCGAGTCGCGGTTCGCGCTGGACGATCACCGACGCGAGGTCGAGTCGACGATGGCGGGCCACCACCGGATCAAGGCCGCCGATCGTGCCGCGAGTGCGGCCGTCGACTTTACAGAGGCTGTCTGTGGATCGGCGGGCGAAAACACCGAGTTCCCCTTCGACGCCGTCTCCCACCAGTTCGGCCCGACGACGGGCGATCGACTCGAGATCGGTCACGGGAAACCCGACGGCCGACGCATCTCGTTGGGCGACGGCGACGTCACCGAGTGGGACGTCGACGGCTCGATCACCCTCGAGCGGTCGATGCGCGGCGGCGGTAGCTACGACGCGCTGGGCGTCCCCAAGGAGGAAGGGGACGTGGCCGTCACGAAGTTCCGCGAGGGCCGGTGGTGGTATCCGACGACGTACAAGTCGGCCGACGGCGAGACGAAAGGAACCTACGTCAACGTCTGTACGCCCGTCGAACTGTTCCCCGACGCGGTTCGGTACGTCGACCTCTACGTCGACGTGATCCGGACGCCCGATGGCACTGTCGAAATCGTCGACGACGAGGAACTCGAGACGAAGGTTGAGGCGGGGCTGGTTTCCGAGCCGCTGGCAGAGAAAGCACGGAGCGTCGCCACAGCCGTCGAACGCGCGCTCTCGAAGTAG
- a CDS encoding PrsW family intramembrane metalloprotease: MQRKRDPVERADDGSTDLYDVATWEPRSPIDLVACVVYNGISYALQSIVIAVALAITVVLLAQPAFLVFDEPFLGVFFGLSVVPAALLAAFIWYTDITTNEPLGLLVATFVLAVLFATLAAVVNSFLSPWFDLLPLIGGVLFFYVVVGPVEEAVKLLAVRFFAYRSDSFDAVIDGAVYGAVAGLGFAAIENALYISMEVVQAEAGLFAAATGITTVRALVGPGHVIYSAIAGYYLGLAKFNPQYAGPLVVKGLLVAAFVHATYNATVTLGRDVIAATTALPEGLALVVYVIGFNLVVGYYLYRKIARYRRRYRAAEVDGRDSPSPELTEFDPPKQRQQR, from the coding sequence ATGCAACGGAAGCGAGACCCGGTCGAACGGGCCGACGACGGCTCGACCGATCTCTACGACGTCGCGACGTGGGAGCCACGGTCGCCGATCGACCTGGTCGCCTGCGTCGTTTACAACGGGATCAGCTACGCGCTCCAGTCGATCGTGATCGCAGTCGCGCTCGCGATCACGGTCGTGTTGCTCGCACAACCCGCGTTTCTCGTCTTCGACGAGCCGTTCCTCGGTGTCTTCTTCGGCCTTTCAGTCGTCCCGGCAGCCCTGCTCGCGGCGTTTATCTGGTACACGGACATCACGACCAACGAACCCCTGGGCCTGCTCGTCGCGACGTTCGTACTGGCAGTGCTGTTTGCGACGCTCGCAGCGGTCGTCAACTCCTTCCTGTCGCCGTGGTTCGATCTGCTCCCGTTGATCGGCGGAGTGCTTTTCTTTTACGTCGTCGTCGGGCCGGTCGAAGAGGCCGTCAAACTGCTCGCGGTCCGCTTTTTCGCCTACCGGAGCGACAGTTTCGACGCAGTCATCGACGGCGCGGTCTACGGCGCGGTCGCCGGACTGGGCTTTGCCGCGATCGAGAACGCACTCTACATCTCTATGGAGGTCGTTCAGGCCGAAGCCGGCCTCTTCGCGGCCGCGACCGGAATCACCACCGTTCGCGCGCTCGTCGGCCCAGGCCACGTCATCTACTCGGCGATCGCAGGCTACTACCTCGGACTCGCGAAGTTCAATCCACAGTACGCCGGACCGCTCGTCGTCAAGGGACTGCTCGTAGCCGCGTTCGTCCACGCGACGTACAACGCCACGGTCACCCTCGGACGGGACGTCATCGCCGCCACAACGGCCCTTCCCGAGGGTCTCGCATTGGTCGTCTACGTGATCGGCTTCAACCTCGTCGTCGGCTACTACCTCTACCGCAAGATCGCCCGCTACCGCCGCCGGTACCGCGCCGCCGAAGTAGACGGACGCGACTCTCCCTCGCCGGAACTCACCGAGTTCGATCCGCCGAAACAACGCCAGCAGCGATGA
- the ubaA gene encoding SAMP-activating enzyme E1 has translation MSDLRLDATQLDRYSRHVIMDEVGPDGQKRLLEGSVLVVGAGGLGSPAIQYLAAAGVGRLGIVDDDVVERSNLQRQIVHGDADVDRPKVESAADYVDALNPDVSVETHETRLTPDNVADLVADYDVVLDASDNFATRYLLNDHCVLTGTALSHGAIYRFEGQVTTFTNERTGSSDPPCYRCIFPEAPEPGTVPDCATTGVLGVLPGTVGCVQATEVVKYLIGKGESLEGRLLLYDAMDMSFETVDVLSNPDCPVCGDDPEIESVEDVAYDGTCSLAAD, from the coding sequence ATGAGCGACCTGCGCCTCGACGCGACCCAACTCGATCGCTACTCGAGACACGTAATCATGGACGAAGTCGGCCCCGACGGACAGAAACGGCTGCTCGAAGGGTCAGTCCTCGTCGTCGGTGCTGGCGGGCTTGGATCGCCGGCGATCCAGTATCTGGCGGCGGCCGGCGTCGGCAGACTAGGGATCGTCGACGACGACGTCGTCGAACGATCGAACCTGCAGCGACAAATCGTCCACGGCGACGCCGACGTCGACCGGCCGAAAGTCGAGAGTGCCGCCGACTACGTGGACGCACTGAACCCCGACGTCAGCGTCGAAACACACGAGACGCGACTCACTCCGGACAACGTCGCCGATCTCGTTGCCGACTACGACGTCGTTCTCGACGCCAGCGACAACTTCGCGACGCGGTATCTGCTCAACGACCACTGCGTGCTCACCGGGACGGCGCTTTCACACGGAGCGATCTATCGATTCGAAGGACAAGTAACGACGTTTACGAACGAACGGACCGGCTCGAGCGATCCGCCGTGTTACCGGTGTATATTTCCTGAAGCACCCGAACCCGGCACTGTCCCCGACTGTGCGACCACTGGCGTCCTCGGCGTCCTCCCCGGAACCGTCGGCTGCGTTCAGGCGACCGAAGTCGTCAAGTACCTTATCGGCAAAGGCGAGTCGCTCGAGGGACGACTCCTGCTGTACGACGCGATGGACATGAGTTTCGAAACCGTCGACGTACTTTCGAACCCCGATTGTCCAGTCTGTGGTGACGACCCCGAGATCGAATCAGTTGAAGACGTCGCCTACGACGGGACCTGTTCGCTGGCCGCGGACTAA
- a CDS encoding HVO_0416 family zinc finger protein, which produces MATSPNGAGDDVFDQFLTDRGHSVEQVGWEREYNKKQCPECGGLHETSASSCTVCGWNPPA; this is translated from the coding sequence ATGGCAACCTCACCCAATGGTGCCGGTGACGACGTCTTCGATCAATTCCTCACTGACCGCGGTCACTCGGTAGAACAGGTAGGGTGGGAACGAGAGTATAACAAAAAGCAGTGTCCGGAGTGTGGTGGACTCCACGAAACGTCCGCCAGTTCCTGTACCGTCTGCGGGTGGAACCCGCCAGCGTGA
- a CDS encoding IS630-like element ISNagr8 family transposase gives MGGDRRGELVRHLSEEELDRLLDEADDPKVVKRLTFVKRLYKGATYEEAADDVGKSASTGSRWARRWNDGGLGQLTPNFGGGRPPKLGDEEQECLLELLREGQPWKAQEVHQLLDEEFDVEYHPDYLGRFLRNLGLSYAKPRPKRPSRPENADEILEERVADAFDEETETAHNKRPEDEDEGWVLDDDICTDGGTIVGFCDASHPQPYDNSHRLWYVDDPTLERPLVKLDEPAVGCYTLNGESVLTFPEDQSKENICALLEEVREQNPGTRILLVLDNFSSHICEHTRKRAHQLGIDLVFLPVGSPHLNPIEQVWKVLKRNASPIVVASESAFRTLARRLFNTLTDRLGFAKSWIDQFLSPYLQKLS, from the coding sequence ATGGGAGGAGACCGGCGGGGCGAGCTCGTTCGTCATCTGAGCGAGGAGGAGTTGGATCGTCTGCTGGACGAAGCAGACGATCCAAAGGTCGTCAAGCGGCTCACCTTTGTCAAACGTCTCTACAAGGGTGCAACGTACGAAGAAGCAGCCGACGACGTTGGGAAATCTGCGTCGACTGGAAGTCGCTGGGCACGTCGATGGAACGATGGCGGGCTGGGTCAGTTGACACCGAACTTCGGGGGCGGAAGGCCCCCGAAGCTCGGTGACGAGGAACAAGAGTGTCTTCTAGAACTTCTCCGGGAGGGACAGCCCTGGAAAGCACAGGAAGTTCACCAGCTCTTGGACGAAGAGTTCGATGTTGAGTACCATCCGGATTATCTCGGTCGATTCCTCCGGAATCTCGGACTGTCTTACGCTAAACCACGTCCAAAACGTCCCTCACGGCCAGAAAATGCAGATGAAATCCTCGAAGAACGCGTCGCAGACGCGTTCGACGAGGAAACAGAGACAGCACATAACAAGCGTCCCGAGGATGAGGACGAAGGCTGGGTTCTCGACGACGATATCTGTACAGATGGAGGAACTATCGTCGGTTTTTGTGACGCTTCTCATCCGCAACCATACGACAATTCGCATCGACTGTGGTACGTCGATGATCCGACACTCGAACGACCGCTGGTGAAGCTTGACGAACCAGCGGTCGGGTGCTATACGCTCAACGGCGAAAGTGTCCTGACCTTTCCTGAAGATCAATCGAAAGAGAACATCTGTGCCCTATTGGAGGAGGTCCGCGAGCAGAATCCGGGAACGCGGATTCTGCTCGTCTTGGACAACTTCTCGTCTCACATCTGTGAGCACACGCGCAAGCGCGCACATCAACTCGGTATCGATCTCGTCTTTCTTCCGGTCGGTTCACCGCATCTCAATCCAATCGAGCAGGTCTGGAAAGTGCTCAAACGGAATGCTTCACCAATCGTCGTGGCGAGCGAGAGCGCGTTCCGCACTCTCGCTCGCCGCCTCTTCAACACCCTCACCGATCGACTTGGATTCGCCAAGTCTTGGATCGACCAGTTCCTCAGTCCATATTTGCAAAAGTTATCTTGA
- a CDS encoding DUF7563 family protein, protein MPECQNCGAFVTDAYARVFTPRGVDDPRVCPDCQDKIRDGAEVRTARSSRNP, encoded by the coding sequence ATGCCGGAATGCCAGAACTGTGGCGCGTTCGTAACTGACGCCTACGCCCGCGTCTTTACGCCCCGTGGGGTCGACGACCCCCGCGTCTGCCCCGACTGTCAAGACAAGATACGTGACGGTGCCGAAGTCCGAACCGCTCGTTCCTCACGAAACCCATAA
- a CDS encoding UvrD-helicase domain-containing protein: protein MTTTETKVTRLFGGPGSGKTTALLDHVEEILEQDDVTFRDILVVSYTRAAAQEVRERLADRLDESPRALQGNVCTMHAKAYDLLDLSRSDVIGESEKEEFCEQYGLEFEDEYSGAGRRTARSTTIGNKIIATSQWLQRTSRDVADWYDVPFQWDEEEVRLPPEIDPNAQEGNKYTPTWPADDDRIDVPEAIRAWRSYKGEAGKIGFADMLERVKQRSLIPNVDYLVIDEFQDITTLQYDVYDEWKPHVDQVLIAGDDDQVVYSWQGADPALLLEEDVDDDVILPNSYRLPSNVLNAVNKEIRHIETRQDKDLKPRKEGGAVEARRNASMLDVVRLVRRTLVEDPDATIMVLFRARYQMFQFIDEFITEGIPFTSLTDQRLWTDRLTQYVRAIEAIGAGEDVTGLQARRLADMLQESAFGTEERDDLFDTIDERQEEAGIDDLQQLLIPATVVEDHVPFMPGPASAADMVRKVTNFQKKSVRSYFGVGEYQGMDTDRVRVGTIHSAKGREADHVVVGTDLTEKVVEQMVATVDDPENVSGVEKFTKTTSPVPVLTDNERRVFYVGMSRARERLILLENLVDGAPTLPIDVLLKGHLTETPLEDLIATAQEPPSDADTDEVEAEAP from the coding sequence ATGACTACTACGGAGACGAAGGTTACCCGGCTGTTCGGTGGTCCGGGAAGCGGAAAAACGACCGCTCTTCTCGACCACGTCGAAGAAATTCTCGAGCAGGACGACGTCACGTTCCGGGACATCCTCGTCGTCTCGTACACGCGAGCAGCAGCACAGGAAGTTCGCGAACGGCTTGCCGACCGACTCGACGAGAGTCCGCGCGCACTCCAGGGCAACGTCTGTACGATGCACGCCAAAGCGTACGATCTGCTGGATCTCTCCCGAAGCGACGTCATCGGCGAGTCCGAGAAAGAAGAGTTCTGCGAACAGTACGGCCTCGAGTTCGAAGACGAGTATTCGGGTGCCGGCCGCCGAACGGCCCGCTCGACTACGATCGGAAACAAGATCATCGCGACCAGCCAGTGGCTCCAGCGGACCAGTCGTGACGTCGCCGACTGGTACGATGTCCCTTTCCAGTGGGACGAAGAGGAGGTCCGACTGCCGCCGGAGATCGACCCCAACGCCCAGGAGGGGAACAAGTACACCCCCACGTGGCCCGCCGACGACGACCGAATCGACGTCCCCGAGGCGATCCGTGCCTGGCGCTCCTACAAGGGCGAAGCAGGCAAGATCGGCTTTGCGGACATGTTAGAGCGAGTGAAACAGCGTTCGCTGATCCCGAACGTCGACTACCTGGTGATCGACGAGTTCCAGGACATCACGACGCTGCAGTACGACGTCTACGACGAGTGGAAACCTCACGTCGATCAGGTTCTGATCGCCGGCGACGACGACCAAGTCGTCTACTCCTGGCAGGGTGCCGACCCTGCACTCCTGCTCGAGGAAGACGTCGACGATGACGTTATTCTCCCAAATTCCTACCGGCTCCCCTCGAACGTCCTCAACGCAGTCAACAAGGAGATCCGTCACATCGAGACACGCCAGGACAAGGATCTCAAACCCCGCAAGGAAGGCGGTGCCGTCGAGGCTCGTCGGAACGCCTCGATGTTAGACGTCGTTCGACTGGTACGTCGGACGCTCGTCGAAGACCCCGACGCGACGATCATGGTGCTGTTCCGGGCGCGCTACCAGATGTTCCAGTTCATCGACGAGTTCATCACCGAAGGGATTCCGTTTACGTCGTTGACCGATCAGCGGCTGTGGACGGACCGACTCACACAGTACGTCCGCGCGATCGAGGCAATCGGCGCGGGCGAGGACGTCACCGGACTCCAGGCACGGCGACTGGCCGACATGCTCCAGGAGTCAGCCTTCGGTACCGAGGAACGCGACGACCTCTTCGATACGATCGACGAGCGCCAGGAGGAAGCCGGCATCGACGACCTCCAGCAACTACTGATTCCCGCCACGGTCGTCGAGGACCACGTCCCGTTCATGCCCGGCCCGGCCTCTGCAGCCGACATGGTCCGGAAAGTAACGAACTTCCAGAAGAAAAGCGTCCGATCGTACTTCGGAGTCGGAGAGTATCAGGGGATGGACACCGACCGCGTCCGCGTCGGGACGATCCACTCCGCGAAGGGTCGTGAAGCCGACCACGTCGTCGTCGGTACCGACCTCACCGAGAAGGTCGTCGAACAGATGGTCGCAACCGTCGACGACCCCGAGAACGTCTCCGGCGTCGAGAAATTCACCAAGACCACCTCTCCCGTGCCCGTGCTCACGGACAACGAACGCCGCGTCTTCTACGTCGGGATGTCCCGTGCCCGCGAACGGCTGATCCTTCTCGAGAACCTCGTCGACGGCGCACCGACGCTGCCGATCGACGTTCTCCTGAAAGGCCACCTCACCGAGACGCCACTCGAGGACCTGATCGCAACAGCACAGGAGCCCCCCTCTGATGCAGACACCGACGAGGTCGAAGCCGAAGCGCCGTAA